DNA sequence from the Huiozyma naganishii CBS 8797 chromosome 10, complete genome genome:
TGGTGTCCAAAACCTCGGATTCGGATTCTGGGTTGTTGGCCTTTAGGGACAAGTCAATTGGGGTGTCCAATAGGGATCTTGGCATTTCGTAGTCGAACATGTTAGCTGGGATACCCAAGTAGACGGTTCTCTGCTTGACGTAAGTAGTTCTGATACATCTGTCGATTTCAGAGGCGGCCTTGGACAAGTCAGTGATGACGGCGGTGGTCTCGGAGATCTCGGCGGACATTCTGTGGAAGACGTCGAAGTCACCGTTACCTAGAGTGTGATGCAACAATAGACCCTTAGCTTGAGACAAAGTGGATGGAACACCGACGACGTGTAGGACACCGACGTGTTCAGCGTAGGAACCGGCAATACCGTTCAAGGCGGACAATTCACCGACACCGAAGGTGGTCAACAAACAGGCCATCCCCTTGATTCTGGCGTAACCGTCAGCAGCGTAAGAGGCGTTCAACTCGTTGGCGTTACCGACCCATCTCATACCTGGGATATCGTAGATCTTGTCCAACAAGACCAAGTTGAAGTCACCTGGCAAACCGAAGATGGTGTTAACACCAACTTGCTTTAATCTTTCGAATAAGTAGTGACCTAGAGAAACAGTAGACATTTTTGTGTGTATATCTGTATTGGATGGGTTGCTATGTCAGAACAGAGAGAGGAAAACAGATGGGAAAAACTGGAAGGAACAATTATTTCGAATTGAGGAAAGATGAAACCATGCCAGTAGTTTATATACGCTGcattggaaaaaaaaaccgtCTTGAATCAATCCCAAAAAAAACCCTCACGGTACGGAAACCCATCGACAATAGCTGTACACCTGGGCATCAGTGTCAAACAAAACATCATCGCTTGGGCGAAAAGAAACGAGAGcacaagaaaaatttttccaacttATCTCATCGCTGCGGAGTGGTATGGCCCCACGTTACGCCTTACTTCTTCCCTGATTCAAAGGGCACGCTACCGCAGAAGATCACAATCTGAGCTGTGTTCTCAACACTGCATCTGTGGGGAGATGCCACGCCCTGCGGTCCCAGCCTTTTTTGCATGCGTTGCCGACCCACTAACCGCATATTCTATTCAAAATGCGCCAGTGGTCGGAAACGCATTCCTCTAAACGCATAAATCATGCAACCCTCCCGCGGTCTGCGCGCATCCTCTGCTGCCCCGCCGGGCTTCCAAAAAAACGGGAagtgggaaaaaaagaaataaaaaaccGCGggcttcttcttttgcagGACGCCACTATGTGACGCACGGCTGTAACAGAGGAATCCCGGGCGCtgggaagagaaaaaagaaaggaatCCTGGTCCTTCCTGTTCCGGTTGCCGCCGGCGCTGACAAAAAGAGAAGCTGTTTGCTTTAGATCGTTTTATATTACTGTATATTATATGATTTCCCGGCTGTTACTGGTGGAGGAGGGGGGGAGTGGGGCGGTTTGCTTAACCGCTGTTGGCGTTGATCTTCTCCGTCAACTTACCTTGTTCGATCAATGACTGGGGCGCGTCCATGACGGGGAGCATGACTTCGATGACTCTGATTCTGGagttcttgttgaactccTTGTCCTGGGTCAACTTGTTCCACTCGCCGACAGTAGCGACTCTCACGGCTTCGTAGTCCTTCGCACCGAGAGTGGGCAGCAACTTCAAGTGGTCCCACGATTGGATCTCGTTGTACTCAGCGGTGGGCCCGTGGATCAGCTTCTCGATGGTGTAcccgttgttgttcaagatgAACAGGTATGGCTTCAAGTTCCACTTGATCATCGTAGAGATCTCTTGCACGGTCAATTGTAGAGACCCGTCACcaatgaacaagatgaCTCTTTTCTTCGGGTCGATCTCCTCGGCGGCGAATGCGGCGCCCAGTAGAGCACCCACGGTGAAACCAATGGACCCCCATAGCACTTGGGAGATGCCGACAGCGTTCTTGGGGAACGTCGTGCCGTTGATACCGAACGCGGAAGTACCTGTCTCCGTGATGATGATGTCGCCCTCTTGCAAGAACTCGGACAACTGGTTCCACATCCACTCTTGGCGAAGTGGTGCGGTGGCGCTGATGCTCTTGTCGTTCGCTGGGATCTTCGCTGGGACAGCAACCGGGTTGTAGCCCTTGACCACGGCTGGgatctccttcaaaagctTGCGGAGCAGGGGTTCCATTTGGACACCTGGGAACACGGcgttcttgatcttcaTGTGGTCGGAGTGGAACTCAACAACGTTCTTGGTTTCGTACGAGTATGAGAAGGAACCCGTGTTGAAATCGGATAGCAAGGCACCGACGGAAAGAATCAAGTCAGCGGATTCAACAGCCTCCTTGACCTCTGGTCTGGACAGAGTACCCACGTAGATACCACCGTATCTTGGGTGGGTCTCGTCGATGGAGCCCTTACCCAATGGAGTCACGAAGGCTGGGAATTGAGTGATGTTGATTAACTGTTGAGTCTCCTCCTTGACGTCGTGTCTGGAGGCACAGGCATCGGAGATGATGATTGGGTTCTTGGCATCTTTAACACTTTGCAAAATGGTGTCCAACACCTGTCTTTCAGAAGTTGGGTTGTTGGCCTTTAGGGACAAGTCAATTGGGGTGTCCAGTAGGGATCTTGGCATTTCGTAGTCGAACATGTTAGCTGGGATACCCAAGTAGACGGTTCTCTGCTTGACGTAAGTAGTTCTGATACATCTGTCGATCTGGTCAGCAGCCTTGTGAGGGTCGGTGATCATCTCTGTGGTCTCGGAGATCTGAGCGGACATTCTGTGGAAGACATCGAAGTCACCGTTACCCAAAGTGTGgtgcaacagcaacccGTTAGCCTGGGAGTGAGTCGATGGAGTACCCACCACATGCAACACACCGACGTGTTCAGCGTAGGAGCCGGCAATACCGTTCAAGGCGGACAATTCACCGACACCGAAAGTGGTTAACAAACAGGCCATCCCCTTGATTCTGGCATACCCGTCAGCAGCGTAAGCAGCGTTCAACTCGTTGGCGTTACCGGCCCATCTGATACCTGGGACATCGTAGATCTTGTCCAACAGGACCAAGTTGAAGTCACCTGGCAAACCGAAGATGGTGTTAACACCAACTTGCTTTAATCTTTCGAATAAGTAGTGACCTAGAGAAATAGTAGACATTGTATTGTGTTATATCAGTGATGAGTAGTTGATATTCTCTGgggtttttttttacttaGAAATAGGGAAAGGATATAAGAGAAAACCGATCCAACCAATCAATTGAATGAGTATCCACCGTCCGTTTATGTATCAAACCCTGGCGCataaacaagaaaagaaaagaaaactaTGCAACAACCACACTCCATGGTTTGTCTCCGCTAGCTGACCCAAAATTATGCATTTGTTGAAACAGGCAGCACCTGAACATGGGTGCGACGGTAttcaaaaaccaaaaatgaATATTATGCGTTTCGTTCTTTTGGTTGACTATCAAATCCAAAAGAACGTGCGAACGAGATCAACACATAACCGTTTTGACACCCTCAACTTGCAGCCACGCCGGCGTGTGCATGGGTCTTCGCCCAGTTTCCCTCGAGACAGGCAGTTCTGACGTTAACGCATTGCGAAGGAACGGGGAGTCCCAATGACGTGATTTTGGAAGGACACCCGCAGAGACACCCGCAGGGACCCGGATTAAGTAAGACCGGAATGCAGCTAAACTCCGTGGTACCGGGGCCTCTCTGCgctgttttttttcgcttttgaatttttgcaTAATTTGTGTGTGCGGGAGGCCGGGACTGGGATGTGGGGACAGTAAGGTACTGCATTGGTGGTGTCCGATGCGTTTATGCAGTTTTGCACTCGCGCATTGCAGCGGGCTGAGTAATCGATatgtgcgtgtgtgtgtgtgtggaCCATCACAGTGTGAAGATTGGTCGAGCGAGCCATCAACAACCCTTGAGTATAGGTAGGGATGTGTAACTTCCCGACAGTGAGGTGCGCACGCTGCTAACTTCACTGCGCCCGTGTGTTACCCGAACAGCATTTCGTGaaaaaagaacgaaaaaaaaatattgcagACATTTCGATGTGAAACTTACTCAACGGTGGACGTATTCGCTCTCGAGGAGCTTTCGGATTGTTTTCGGGTAAGACTCGTTCCCAGTGTCATATAGCCGGTTATTGATATTTGCCTGGTGGTCTTCTTTGTTGGGTCTCTCTGTACACCTTCATTTTCCCCTCTGTTGTCTGGCACACTTGGGCTAATCTTTATattacttttttttcctaaCTTTCAACgctctcttcttttttccatATTGGGAAGCCTGTGCCCTATTCGAAAGTTGTGTTTTGGGGGCCCGCAATGTCAAATACTGAAGCTAGTAGAGTCTACGAGTTGATTGTAGAGGCCGTGATACAGGATGTGAGAGAGGATTTCGAGAATGCTGGCATAGATGAACAGACTTTGcaggatttgaagaggaatTGGCAGAATAAATTGACGGAGAGTAAAGTGACCGCTTTCAGTTGGGATGACTTGAATGGACACACCAATGCGAACACTTTGGCGGTGCCCTCGTTGGATGGTGCTGATGGGAGACTGCTTAATGAATTCGGGACCATCAAGGGGGAAGACACTCTGGGGGATGGGATTGACCAGGGGCTTGTGCTCCCCGGGTTTGACTCGCAGACGAACAACCATATAAATACGGGGGATCCTGCTGGTATATTAGGTGGTGATTCCATCAAGCAGGAAGATCATGGGGGTGTCCCGATGCCAGGTGATACTCTGAATGGTGATGACAGTGGTACAAAGGATGTGGAGCAAGGTGACGAGTCCAGTTCACAGCAGATAGAATTGACAATGAATGATACGGATGGGAAAATGGCGGAACAACTTAGAATGGAGGAGAAACACGCCAAGAGAAGTGCACTACTGGACACAGACGAAGTTGGGTCCGAGTTGGACGACTCGGATGACGATTATTTGATCTCGGAAGGTGAGGAGGATGGGCCTGACGAAAACCTAATGTTGTGTCTCTACGATAAAGTAACAAGAACGAAAGCTAGGTGGAAGTGTTCGTTGAAGGACGGGGTCGCTACGATAAATCGCAGAGACTATACGTTCCAAAAGGCACAAGTGGAGGCAGAATGGGTTTGAACAGGAACAAAAAGGTAATATtaattcttcttttccacCAAGGAGAGTAATACCAATGGGTTAAAATTCCCAACACTAATTTTGTACTCGTTAAATGGACTTTGTATGGGTACGAAAGGATGCACCattctttgttgttgttgttgttgttattaCAAGCTTCATTTAGCAGTACATAATAATGTAATATAAAATGTACAgtttttaattttttttccctctcAATAGCAAAAATGGGAGATGCTCAGTTTACTGGGTAAACACCTTTACCACCTTTAACAAAAATATCCTCCGCATTCTGTAAAGTGATCAACGTTTGCAAAGACATCATATCCATAACAGCACTCCCCATATGTGGCAACGCAGTGACATCCCATCTTTGTATGAAATCTTTCCGGATGGAGGTAGActcgttcttgaagacGTCCAGACCACAGCTCGCAACTTTACCACTCTTTAACGCCCTCAACAATGCGTCCTCGTCAATACAACTACCTCTACCAACATTGACCACGCGGACACCATCTTTGCACATAGCAAGCGTCTTGTAGTTGATTATATCGTCTGTAGTGGCGTTACCAGGTAAAGCCATGACAATAATGTCCGCCTCACTCCAGGACTTCGCGTCTTCCAAGTCGGGAACAAACTCAGCTTTGAAACCCAGTTGCTCCTCACTTAGCGGCCCAGATCTCTTATGGTACTGGATCTTCATGTCAAACGCTAAATGCAGTTTCTTGGCAATGGTTTGACCAATAGATCCAAACCCAAGCAGCAAAGCGGTTTTCCCCATGGGGGATACAATCTTTTTCCCACCtatttgaaatttttgaacaacatcCACAATCTCTCCATCTTCAGAGGgcttcaatttcttgggGAATTGATAGTGGTTTATTATCTTTTCAGAACCGTTCTTGCAGATAAGTTGCAAGTCCTCAACGTCGTCTATCTCCGTTCCCAGATAATCTCTACAGTTCATCACTTTCCCAAACTCAACAAACTTGATCAAATATTCCCAAAACGACGTCATTCTAAACACACTCAGCACCAAGTAAAGAGCCATCTCACATACTGAATTGGCGGCATTCGGGCCCACGTTGACAACGTTGACATCTCTCTCCTTCCGTAGCAAAGCGCACTGTTCTTTGTTTAGCACGTAGTCTATCCCAACCCAGGGAACCAACACGGCCTTTAAAGTAGACGGGAAGTCATTTAAAAACTCACTGGGTCCACCAAGAATACTACAGAACTCTTCAGTGATCCAAACCGCGCTAAGTTCAGAGCCCCTTAACCACTTTCTGAACTCATCCGCGGTTGTCATCTTATACCTGATAAACTCCACACCGTGCTTATCCTCCAACTCCTTCCATAAGGGTAGTGAATCATCCAGTTCCCACTGTAGTCGATACGGGATCACAATCTTAACACTGTCGTTCGTCATGATGCAAGGGGGTGGTACTAACTCCAAACCAGATGAAAGGATCACTTATCCTTCCACTTGTAGTTACTATACAAGACGCGATATCAATCTACCAATTACACATCTACTTGCTTAAATTACCTTTATTTATCTTTTATCTTTTATCTTTTAtctgtgttttttttccgttATCAGCTCTTCCCTGGAAACAATCCAGCACTTGGCAAAGCCCAGACAACCAGACGCGAGAGACAACACTTCATAGGTACCCTTGGGTAAATGGATGTTCCAGTGGAATAACTCGGAGGAATTTGCTAGCAGATCGCAAGTCAGACGCGCGATATCGAGCTTGATCAGTCTCTCCTCCCTTTTCAATGCTTCCCGCAAACCCGATGATAATTCTGCAGACGGGGTCAATTGCTGTTGTGCTTCCCAGTTTGTCTGTAACTGCGCccagtttttcttcaagcCAAGCATAATGTCTGATTCCCACGAAATACACTCGTGGTCGGAgacaattttgaacagcttCTCATTTTTCCATATTTTCAGCCTATGCAACGTGTCCAACTCGTCAAAGATACCATAGTAGAGGTCAATAACATCTTGCAACGTGGTTTCATTtagcaatttttttttatagTTCCCCAAGTTGACACCGCCTAGCTTCTGAGCAAGCTTGATAACCCTGAACGGAGTCCCACCACAACGAATCACGTATCTGAAATTACCTAACTGTCTACTGGCAAAATTAGCTCTAGAGTGCGTCAGAACAGTGGTGAGGAATTTGTCGACCAGCAGCTGCAACGAAACGACGGGTTTCAGCAGAAGTGAGACAGATTTTAGGTTAGCGATCCGGTGAGGGGAGGACAGGTACAACTTGATCAAATCTAGCAACGCTTTGATAATTTTAGCCAATTTGTCCTTACCAGGTAGAGTTCCCATAATATATTTCAAGATGTCAATATATGCGACGGTCCTCCTGGTGCCCATTTTTGTTGCAGCGATGGACCGCTTGTCCTTATCCAAGTTGCCCATGCTTTCCGTGGACGGACTACCTGACACTTCGGTCGTTTGAACATCAATAGCCCCCTTCCATAGCTCGCTTAAATGAATTGGTGGGTTTGTACCGCTTGTATGTGCAACATTTTTGTTATCCGCAGAAGTATCCATAGTGTCTCTGGGTAGGGCGTGCTGCTCTTTGTGAACAATCTCTCACTCTTACACATTTAATCAAACTGTTAGAAGAAACTTCATCTTTAATGAGTCTACCTTTGACGGATGTCCCGTCACTTTAGCCTTTTCGGACACCGTCAAACTCCTATAGACTTGAAATTCCGgtggaaaaaaaattgaaagtaTCGACAAAATTCACAGATTGAAGAGGACTTCCAACTTCGACTTTTCTACTGCGGGAAGTAGTGTGACTCAATTCGAACTGTCGGGCAACAGGACATGCCCTGTTGGTCTGTCATGTAGACGACGGGCAAGAACAGGTCTTCTTTACAGGTCGGTCATAACAAGCAAAAGACctgcaaaaaaaaacaaatttaGCGCCGCTCGGTTTCGATCCGAGGACATCAGGGTTATGAGCCCTGCGCGCTTCCACTGCGCCACGGCGCTCGATGtatggaaaatttttgaaagatagCTAATGATATAATCTACCTTTTTAGTAAACTCTAACGTAtatcaaaatatttcaacagtgttcaatttttggtcCTCTCTATATGAAGAAGATATagaaggaaaatatataaaggaagtgAGACGAGGATTCTAATAATTGGAGTCTGTGGCCTTTATGTAATAGTTGGTGAAACCGTGTATGAGAGCTGTATGTCTCATTACTAAAGACTGTGTGAGTTCTGCGTTACAAGTTTTGGTGTAGTACTCTCACAGGGGGTCAAATGTGCTGTAGAAGACGACAGACCAGTGAAGATGATTAAATGTCGAATACTGTATAATATCATTGTAGGAATAAAATACGACACTCGCATTGTAACGGATTTATAACCTATTATTGTTTGAAATACAGCATTTTAAAACCATAGAGCACTTATGTGTGTGAGGAAATCCCCAGATGAACTGATGCCAGATTATCGGAAACACATAAAAACTGCGAGCtatcttgttctttgtcTTTCAGAATAATCTCTGGTtgtcaaaaaaacaatctttcaagaaaacGCATCTGATACCTTTAATTAAACTAGGTACATCGCCCAAATGGAAAAATTACACGCACTCCTTAATGGCAACCAACTTTA
Encoded proteins:
- the KNAG0J01340 gene encoding alpha-keto acid decarboxylase family protein, whose protein sequence is MSTISLGHYLFERLKQVGVNTIFGLPGDFNLVLLDKIYDVPGIRWAGNANELNAAYAADGYARIKGMACLLTTFGVGELSALNGIAGSYAEHVGVLHVVGTPSTHSQANGLLLHHTLGNGDFDVFHRMSAQISETTEMITDPHKAADQIDRCIRTTYVKQRTVYLGIPANMFDYEMPRSLLDTPIDLSLKANNPTSERQVLDTILQSVKDAKNPIIISDACASRHDVKEETQQLINITQFPAFVTPLGKGSIDETHPRYGGIYVGTLSRPEVKEAVESADLILSVGALLSDFNTGSFSYSYETKNVVEFHSDHMKIKNAVFPGVQMEPLLRKLLKEIPAVVKGYNPVAVPAKIPANDKSISATAPLRQEWMWNQLSEFLQEGDIIITETGTSAFGINGTTFPKNAVGISQVLWGSIGFTVGALLGAAFAAEEIDPKKRVILFIGDGSLQLTVQEISTMIKWNLKPYLFILNNNGYTIEKLIHGPTAEYNEIQSWDHLKLLPTLGAKDYEAVRVATVGEWNKLTQDKEFNKNSRIRVIEVMLPVMDAPQSLIEQGKLTEKINANSG
- the TOA1 gene encoding transcription initiation factor IIA large subunit (similar to Saccharomyces cerevisiae TOA1 (YOR194C); ancestral locus Anc_8.603), whose amino-acid sequence is MSNTEASRVYELIVEAVIQDVREDFENAGIDEQTLQDLKRNWQNKLTESKVTAFSWDDLNGHTNANTLAVPSLDGADGRLLNEFGTIKGEDTLGDGIDQGLVLPGFDSQTNNHINTGDPAGILGGDSIKQEDHGGVPMPGDTLNGDDSGTKDVEQGDESSSQQIELTMNDTDGKMAEQLRMEEKHAKRSALLDTDEVGSELDDSDDDYLISEGEEDGPDENLMLCLYDKVTRTKARWKCSLKDGVATINRRDYTFQKAQVEAEWV
- the KNAG0J01360 gene encoding glyoxylate reductase (similar to Saccharomyces cerevisiae YPL113C; ancestral locus Anc_8.602) — its product is MTNDSVKIVIPYRLQWELDDSLPLWKELEDKHGVEFIRYKMTTADEFRKWLRGSELSAVWITEEFCSILGGPSEFLNDFPSTLKAVLVPWVGIDYVLNKEQCALLRKERDVNVVNVGPNAANSVCEMALYLVLSVFRMTSFWEYLIKFVEFGKVMNCRDYLGTEIDDVEDLQLICKNGSEKIINHYQFPKKLKPSEDGEIVDVVQKFQIGGKKIVSPMGKTALLLGFGSIGQTIAKKLHLAFDMKIQYHKRSGPLSEEQLGFKAEFVPDLEDAKSWSEADIIVMALPGNATTDDIINYKTLAMCKDGVRVVNVGRGSCIDEDALLRALKSGKVASCGLDVFKNESTSIRKDFIQRWDVTALPHMGSAVMDMMSLQTLITLQNAEDIFVKGGKGVYPVN
- the KNAG0J01370 gene encoding uncharacterized protein (similar to Saccharomyces cerevisiae PEX25 (YPL112C) and PEX27 (YOR193W); ancestral locus Anc_8.601), whose product is MDTSADNKNVAHTSGTNPPIHLSELWKGAIDVQTTEVSGSPSTESMGNLDKDKRSIAATKMGTRRTVAYIDILKYIMGTLPGKDKLAKIIKALLDLIKLYLSSPHRIANLKSVSLLLKPVVSLQLLVDKFLTTVLTHSRANFASRQLGNFRYVIRCGGTPFRVIKLAQKLGGVNLGNYKKKLLNETTLQDVIDLYYGIFDELDTLHRLKIWKNEKLFKIVSDHECISWESDIMLGLKKNWAQLQTNWEAQQQLTPSAELSSGLREALKREERLIKLDIARLTCDLLANSSELFHWNIHLPKGTYEVLSLASGCLGFAKCWIVSREELITEKKHR